From a region of the Bacteroidetes bacterium GWF2_43_63 genome:
- a CDS encoding tRNA (adenosine(37)-N6)-threonylcarbamoyltransferase complex ATPase subunit type 1 TsaE, which produces MKKVFSRVSLNDMTMVADFLATLAEKRAVFAFYGPMGSGKTTLIGKMIRIMLQQELDVTSPTFALINVYEAAKPVYHFDCYRIEKPEEALNAGIEEMLYSNAVCLIEWPEKIEALLPKNLITITLSSSDDESFRHIEINIPDHD; this is translated from the coding sequence ATGAAAAAAGTATTCAGCCGTGTTTCACTGAATGACATGACGATGGTTGCGGATTTTCTGGCAACACTTGCGGAAAAACGCGCTGTATTTGCCTTCTACGGACCAATGGGCTCCGGAAAAACAACGCTCATTGGAAAAATGATACGCATAATGCTTCAGCAAGAGCTGGATGTGACAAGCCCTACTTTTGCGCTGATAAACGTGTATGAAGCAGCTAAGCCAGTTTACCATTTCGACTGTTACCGCATTGAAAAACCGGAAGAGGCACTAAATGCAGGAATTGAGGAAATGCTGTACAGCAATGCGGTCTGCCTGATTGAATGGCCTGAAAAAATCGAAGCTTTGCTACCTAAAAATCTGATTACAATAACGCTTTCATCATCCGATGACGAATCTTTTCGCCACATCGAAATAAATATTCCTGACCATGACTGA